The Persephonella sp. genome includes the window GCATAGAGAGAATACAGTCCCTTGCAACCATAGTATCCTCAGCTTCCGGAGGCAGTGGTGGAAGTCCTAAAGCTGCAGCTATTTCTCCCTCATGGGCAACACCGTCTTTTGAAAGATTTAGATCTTCACAGTGATCAGCAACAAAACTTCCAATGGAACCTGCATACTCCATAGCCTTTCTCATTATATGGGCGTCCATAACAGGAGAACCGTCATCTGTAAAGTAAACAGCACCTGCATCTTTAAGAAGGGACATCTCTGTAAGCTCTTTTCCTTTTCTTCCTTTTGTTACGGCGGCAGAAGGCAGAACTCTGCATAGACCTACTTCTTCTCCTTTTTCAATAATGTATCTGATCAAAGAAGGTTCATCTAAGGCAGGTAGTGTATTTGGCATACATACAACTGTTGTGTATCCTCCTGCAACGGCGGCTTTGCTTCCTGTATATATATCTTCTTTGTATGTTTGTCCCGGATCTCTGAAATGAACATGTATGTCTGTAAAGGATGGACATATTATCTTTTCTGAAGCATCTATAACCTGTGTCTTTGGCGGAGGATCTATATTTTCTTCCAGTTTTACTATTTTTCCGCTGTCTATAAGAATATCAATTTTTTTGTTTATATTGTTCGTTGGATCAA containing:
- a CDS encoding dihydroorotase, encoding MVLLKNGHVVDPTNNINKKIDILIDSGKIVKLEENIDPPPKTQVIDASEKIICPSFTDIHVHFRDPGQTYKEDIYTGSKAAVAGGYTTVVCMPNTLPALDEPSLIRYIIEKGEEVGLCRVLPSAAVTKGRKGKELTEMSLLKDAGAVYFTDDGSPVMDAHIMRKAMEYAGSIGSFVADHCEDLNLSKDGVAHEGEIAAALGLPPLPPEAEDTMVARDCILSMHTGMPVHICHLSTKVGVEIITWAKAMGAKVTAEVTPHHIYLTDEEWLDFDCKAKVSPPLREHEDIEALRWALASGIIDIVATDHAPHAHQEKMQEHHHCPPGMIGLQFALPIVLELVRKDYFDMNRLVEVMSVNPAKKIGLKPPQIKEGELAELTVFDPSESWEVNEEVIQSKSKNTPLLGRKLIGKVKYTFFNGKIVYRD